In Besnoitia besnoiti strain Bb-Ger1 chromosome I, whole genome shotgun sequence, the genomic window TCTGGGACAGGATCCACCAACCGTGCGCGCCACTACCCCCTTAAATGGCTGCGTCTTCTCGGCACTAGCGTGGGGTTCAGTCCTGCCAGTCTCCAGAATTCGACTTCTTTTCCGCTGTACGTTGGTCTTTTTTTCAATGTTGCGTGCGGCATGTCGTCCGTGCATCGGTATTCGGGCATTCCTACGCGCAAACTCACATCATCGCTGGTGGGTCGGCTACCCCCCTGCCTTTCTCCGGCAAGACACACGCGGTCAGTCTTTACTTCACAACGTCCTCGCCGCGTGTTGCACCCACTTTCCGAGCATCTGCAACGCAACAACGCTATATTGTCTAATCTATACTAAATCGTCGTTTCTTCTGACTGCGCTCTCTCAAGGTGCCGCTCCAAAGAGGGGGTCGACGCTTGGACCTCCCGGCGGGCATCACGTCGATACGAAGGCAGTAGCATTGCTGTTATGAGTCTCCCGCCTCTTATTTTGTGGCATCACGCCGTTGAAGCAACTTACGGCCGAATAGTGTAAGAGTTTCACTCTTGCTCAAGACACAATGATGGCCTCGCGGCCATTTCATCAATCTCTGAATTCTCAAAATCTAGCCGCTCCCGATCCATCTCTGCTGTACGAGTCTCCCTCGAATCTTCGTCACAAGTCTCGCCAGTCTGCAGAATCATGTGGAGATGAAGACGAGCAGCTTCCCTCAGAGGCATCAGCAGCACCGTCTCGGGGTCGATGTCAGCAGGGTCCCCCGgtgccgcgaggcggcgatgGCTTATCCGGAGAGCGTTCCACCAGGTCCCTTTCAGCAGACCGAAACCCTGACAGGGCGCCCAGCATGGCCAAGAATAATCGGGAAATGCTTGGGAAGGACAGGCCAAAACAGCGCTTTCTGAATATTTTCGACGACGAATGGAGTACCGAAACGAGCTCCGTGGACCTCCAGAGTGAGAGGGTAGCCCCAGCTTCCTCCGGCTTCGGTAGTGCGGCAGAGGTGGTTCCGCGGGACACCAGGCCCCGTCAAACATATCGAAAAGGTAGCTACGACTCACTCAACCCTGGTTGCATCCAACGTACCAGGAACGGCAGTACTGCGAAAGCGGGGCAACGAAGAGCACCTGTATATTATTCTGAAAGCGCGGCAACGAGTGATGTGCGGGGCACCTGGGCAGCCCGCGGAAGAAAGCGGTTCCCGCACTTACTGCACTCTCCATCTCAAGACATGGATGAAGAGAGCACCGGCAGCGATGAAGAGGATGACCGTCTCCACTGGAAAGGGTGGCGCAAGTTGCTTGCAGAGCGCCAAAGAGACCTTGAGCGTCATatggagcagcagcgggaGCTCACGAAGCAAAATGATGCGAGAGAGGTGGAAGCGGAACAGATGCCAACTCGCACCCGAAAACCAATTAAGGAGGGTGTTGGCTCCAGTCATATAAtggagacggaggaagacggcgatGAGGACCCACTCGGCATAAAAACGCGACAGGCATTCCCGACACGGTAAGCTCTGTCCACATATACATCATTCGATCGCGCTGGCCGTGGGTCGCGTGCGAAAGTTATCGGGTTTCGTGTGCTACGAAACTGTTGTTTCAGGGGACGTTCTGCCCTGCCTGCCGGAGCGCGCCCGCAACCCGACTCTGACCACGGTCCAGTGCATCCTTTCATGGGCACAATGAGGATGCCACCATCCGTTGGACAGTCTGCTCCTGGACCTCCCAACACTCCAGGAGCTACACCCTTCTACGGGCCACCATTCGTTCCCCCTGCCCCCTTCTACCCTGGATGGCCCCCTCCCTATTATGCGGCAgcagtcgcggcggccgccgcggcaaggAAAGGTAAGAACTCTCTCTGTCATCACTAGGTGTGTGTAGTGAACCCGGAGAGCCGGAGGCACGCGGTGGATATCTCCACAAGCAGACGGAACAGCGGCTGGAGGAGCGTGACTGCTCATTTCGTCTGCGTTTGGGTTGTGGCTGTGGCTCTGGACGTCGCGGTGTGCATTCCTCGTAGGCAGTGCGTGCGTGTATGCCGTTTTTTCAGTgggagagaaggcgggaaTTACAGGACAAGAGATGATTCAGGAACTGAAAAAGACTCTGGAGGAGACACGAGACGTCatgaaaaagaaagaagaggtAAGTAAAGCTCGCAGTCCGTAGAGGAGTGTCCTGATTGGTATGGTCATATGGCAGCCCATGGCGCGAACAGTTCCGCGACGCGGGACTATTGTTTCATCTCTTCTGTGGTAGAACGCGGGATGTCACACCATGCGCTTCGCTTTCATTTGGGTGTGTTTTTCGCGAGCAGGAGGCGAAAAAAGCCTtagaagaagaggagaaacgacacagcgcggagaaggaagagctGGAGAAACAGCTCGCCGAGCTGGTGAGACAGAGTGCCACTTGAGGCTATCATACTCTCCGAAAACCAGCTAGACAATCACAACAGTGCACCTGACTGTGTGTGTAAATATGCTTAGCGGGAATCGAGtgagcagcgagcgcgagagcttGTCGGGGCGGAGCTGAAGCAGGGTGAGCTCGAAAAGCAGATCAAGATGCTTCGTGAAGAGTTCGACATTTTGACGCGCGTTCACAATGAGCTAAAGGAGCAATTCGGTCAGGAGAAGGAAGGTCTCATTAACGAGAACAATAATCTGACGGTACGTTGTCCAATATTCAATACTCAAACAAGAGAAGTTCAGTCGTATATACTCctcagaaaaaggtagtttatgTAAACCTAGATCTCCCATTTTAGCGAGTGCCGGAATTTCCAAGGTGCATCTGGCTGAAAGCACGAGGGGCGTGCAGTTGAGCCTCATGCGTGGGTGTTGCGCGCAGACAAAGGTACAAGACTTGGAGAACGACCTAAGTTTTTCAAAAGATCAACTTCTTGTTGCGCGTGAGAGTCTCATCGCGGCAAGGGCCAAGCAACAAACTGCGACAGAGGCCCACGAGCAGGATTTGAAGACCCTTCAGGTGAGGATGGATGCGCTACGCGCTGCATCTGCTCAGTAGCCTAATTCATCGTGGCGGTGACGATGAGGCATGCTACACAGATGATCAGTTAAGCGTTGTTTGGGGTTTGTTTATTCAGGAATATCGACGCGAAAACGAAACTCTGAAAGAGGATATTAGATACTTGAAGACGCTGAACACGTCTCTCAATGAAAAGGTGCAGCGTCTTTTGAATGGCAAAGCGGAACGAGGAAACGACGGAGAAGTTTCGACGGCCACTCGACTTCAGAA contains:
- a CDS encoding hypothetical protein (encoded by transcript BESB_001300): MMASRPFHQSLNSQNLAAPDPSLLYESPSNLRHKSRQSAESCGDEDEQLPSEASAAPSRGRCQQGPPVPRGGDGLSGERSTRSLSADRNPDRAPSMAKNNREMLGKDRPKQRFLNIFDDEWSTETSSVDLQSERVAPASSGFGSAAEVVPRDTRPRQTYRKGSYDSLNPGCIQRTRNGSTAKAGQRRAPVYYSESAATSDVRGTWAARGRKRFPHLLHSPSQDMDEESTGSDEEDDRLHWKGWRKLLAERQRDLERHMEQQRELTKQNDAREVEAEQMPTRTRKPIKEGVGSSHIMETEEDGDEDPLGIKTRQAFPTRGRSALPAGARPQPDSDHGPVHPFMGTMRMPPSVGQSAPGPPNTPGATPFYGPPFVPPAPFYPGWPPPYYAAAVAAAAAARKVGEKAGITGQEMIQELKKTLEETRDVMKKKEEEAKKALEEEEKRHSAEKEELEKQLAELRESSEQRARELVGAELKQGELEKQIKMLREEFDILTRVHNELKEQFGQEKEGLINENNNLTTKVQDLENDLSFSKDQLLVARESLIAARAKQQTATEAHEQDLKTLQEYRRENETLKEDIRYLKTLNTSLNEKVQRLLNGKAERGNDGEVSTATRLQKQCGFPPHVDAKRLTRPCPRGLFPPDANALQQLFSPQVQQRLLKDRQKESLAAGDGLGVKEATFSLPGTAQGATPTSSAAPEDGHCIPDSSSMLSQSPRTPFPPSENRGAPRAHKLSSVEMRFLAHLHQRGQVGGQSVDHDFSRARLAPLPQADMLMRNLPMEADGPQHVGAFGRGGASRARCPRLPSVNSPGRGGDCLSAYQGNAQYSSGARPPLFPSLPFADKVPTDGSVMSDGHRQILKDPFSHMSPLSSNPGVSALSTESECAFPGSPSSKPYICRPSVIPSSSQRPAAPAKVCGVSPRASPTSVSGAASFPGSGGPSTLNSARTQWLLQRVSRISRLHGLQNIQDKLKDFPPALLAAASVSSKTVGSNVTGDSDEGKEETSSTHDGENRTRRAGKSESGDCSINN